The Polyangium mundeleinium genome contains the following window.
TCAGGTCACGCTCGCCGTGCGGCTCGGCGATGCCCTCGGCGCGGTCGCCACCGCCGAGCGCCTCGCGGCCCCCAGATCGCCGCTGCATGCACGGCTCGGCAGCTTGCCCGATGCCTTCCACGCCGTGGAGGTCGTCGGCGTCGCGCGTGCGCGCGGCGGCTGCGTGAGTGTCACGATCGAGCCCGACACGCGCCTCGATGCCACGGCGCTCGAGCGCGCCGCTGCCCGCGCGGCTGCCATCGCGCGTCACGAGATCCGCCTCGAAAGCGCGGCCCCCACGAACGCCTCCGTCGCGATGCGCCAGATCCTCTCCGCGGCCGACCCGCGCGACGCCGCGTCCCGCGCCGCCTGGTGGGATCTCACGACGCCCGTCCCCGCCGCGCTGCCGCGTGTCGCCGTCGCGCTCGCCTTGCCGCCGCGCGCCACGCCGGCACCTGGTTCGGCCGGACGCACGTTTGCCACCGAGCTCGACAACGCGTGGGCGAAGGCGAACGAGCCTGTCGTCGAGCGTCGCGCCGCCGTCGAGCGTGGCCAGGGTGAGCTTTGGGCCCTCGTCGCGAGCCCTTGTGGCGTCGTCGACGAAGGTGCCACCGACGCGGGCGTGACGGCCCTCGCGATGCTCGCCGCGTCGGCCTCGCGGGAGCCGAGCGCGGGCGTCGCGCTCGAACCGTGGATCGGACCGGACGGAGTTGGCCTCGTCGCGCATGCCGCACCGCGTGACGAACACGAGACGCCCGTCGAGCTCGCGCGACGTGTCGGCGACGCGGCCGCGCGTGCCTTGTCGCCGGCTGCGCTCACGCCGATCACGCTCACCGAAGCGCGCACCTCGGCCCTCGCGCACCTCGAGCGCACGACCGGCCGCGGCGGCGTCGCCTTCGAAGCGCTCGCCTCTGCGCTCGTGCCCGAACATCCTTCGTGGCTCGATCCGCTCGGCATCTACACGCGCGTCTCCGGCGCGGGCCTCGAAGGCACGCGCCTCCACCTCCGCACGCTCCTCGAAGGACCACTCCGCCTCGCGGTCCTCGCGAACGCGGACGCCGCGCAGGCCACCGAGGTCGCGCAAGCCGTCGATCGATGGCTCGTCCCGCACCCGCCTGCGCGCGCGTGCCCGACGCCGACGCGCGGCGCGTCGCGCACCGGCCCGCTCACCGCGCGCCTTGCGCGGGATGCCGGCCTCGCGCAAGCGCTCATCGCGGCGCCCATGCCGGCAGTCGGCGCACCGGGTCACGACCTCGCGCTCTTCGTCGCGCTCGCGCTTGGCGGCGAAGGTGGCCTCCTCGAAGCCGCGCTCCCGCCCTCGGGTGGCGTCCGCGCCACCGCGCGCATCGTCGGCACGACGCAAGCTGCCGCGCTCGTCGTCGACGTCCGCGCGCCTTCGGATCTGCTCACCTCTGCGGTGAACGACGTCCGCGCGCTCCTCGGCCGGCTCTCGCGCTCGGGCCTTGGCGCGCCGGAGTTCAGCCGCGCTGCGTCGCTCGCGTCGAGACGTGACACCGAGTCACGCGCCGACCCGCGCCGCCGCCTCATTCATCTCTGGTCCGGCCGCAGCCAGACGCCCCGCGAGACGCCCACGGCCCAGGCGATCACCGCATTCCTCGCGACGTCGCTCGCCGAAAGCGCGCTGCTCGTCGTCGAGGCGCACCCGGATCCCTGAAGGCTCGAAATTCGCTCGAAACGCGCTCGAACCTCACCACGCTCGACGCCCCTCTCCCGCGAGGGAGAGGGGCCGGGGGTGAGGAAGCCGCTCCCTCAGAACAGATCGTCCGACTCCTCGAGGATCTGCGGCTCTTCCGCGTCCGCCTTCGCCTCGGCTTCCGCCTCGGCGTCCGCATCATCGATATCGTCGTCGTCCTCGTCGTCCTCGTCGTCCTCGTCGCGCTCTTCCTCGTCGATGTCCTCATCGTCGCTCTGCGCGAGCACCGGCAGACGGCGCTTCCCGACGGGCCCCTCGTCGACGTAGTCGCGCAGCCCCATCATGTCGCGCAGCGCTTGCAACTTCGCGAGCGCCTTCACCTCGACCTGGCGGATGCGCTCGCGCGTCAGGTTCATGATCGCGCCCACGTCTTCCAGCGTCGTCCCGCCGCGATCGGCCACGTCGAGCGCGCAGCTCTCGCTCATCTCCCAGGCTTCGAGGTCCGGGAAGTTCAGCTTGATCGCGCCCGTCCTCGCCGACACGTCGAGGAAGAGGTGGTGCTTGCACGACACGTACGGGCAAGGCCGCGGACCGTCGACGCACTCGGCGCGCGTGCGGGGCTTCCAGTAGTCCATCTCGGGATAGAGCATCCGCCCGATCTCGAGCTCCCGCTTGGTCATGCGCTTGACGCTGATCGTGCGGGCGCGGACCTCACGCTTCCGACGCGAGCGCCTCTGCTCGCGCGTGATTGCTGTCGCGGATGTCGCGGGGGCTGCCTTTCGGGCGAGCGCGCCCTCGACGAGGTTCTCGTCCCCGGTCTCCCTCGTCTGCGCGTCGTTCATGCCGCCGTCCATGTCTCCCTCGAGCTCACTGAAACCGCCGAGCTCGCCATCACCCATCGTTGCCATGCGCTGCCTCCCGCTGGTCCTTCCGTACTGCGCGCGCACGTCCCCCTGCCCGTTCGGAGACCGGTCCGGACGAGTGCAGGGGTCCTGCTCCCTGTCGATTACGTTTTCGTCTTCATCGATGGAGGACGGTCCAGCCGTCCTTCATCGACTTGAAATCAGCCCCGGGGCGTCACCCGCGACACCGCCGGAAAATTTCTTTTTCGATCCTCAGGAGCCTGCTGCCGCTGCTCTTCGCGAGAGCCGGGCCTGGGCCATCAATCGCTCTTCGATCGCCGAGAGCTTGGCCACGAGGTCCTTGGCGAGCCTCTCCGCCATGGAGAGCTCCTGATGAATGGCTCGGTCGCTCGTCTCGCTTCGTCGTTCTTTCGCTGCGTCACGAAGCGCATCGAATACCTTGCCAATCGTCCGCTCGAGCTCCTCGATATCGCCCCGCACGAAGAGGAACTCCCGCTGGATCTCCTCGATCGTGTAGTCCTGCGCCATCATCTCCTTGATGCGCTGGATCTGCCTGACCACCGTCGCCGGGTAGAGCCCTTGCGAGCCCTGGTGCTTGCCCTTTTTGCCCACCCGGACGCTCCGGGGCAGGAGGCCGAGCTGTACGTATTTTCGAAGCGTGGCCTCACTGAATTTGATTTCGTGGGCGGCGAAGATGTCGAGGATCTCGGCCGACGTGATGCCTTGTTCGTGTTCGCGTTCGAGACGATCGAGCGCGTCGTCCGAGATCCGCTGCAAGGTTTCCCCTCCGCCCCGTTCGGGGCAGCTCCCAACGACGCGAGTGAATGTATTCCACTGAGTAGAATACAGTCAATCTAACGGATCGTGATTATTTCCGGATGCACGAAGACTCGGCGCATCCCGCATTTTCCGAAACGCGCTAGGACATTTCCGGTCCGCCCCGAGATCATTTTTTCTTGACGGTTTTGTGCATCTGAGGATCCCCCCCTCGGCCGTCAATTGGTGCATTTCCCTACACAGCCTGCCCCTTTCCGCACGACTGATAGGCTTGCCTCCTCCCATGGCCGACAAGAACCCCGACCCCCCCGCGCGGGTCTTGCGGGACGTCAACGCCCGCGGCGTCCGCATGCGTGTCCTCGAAGCGGGCTCGGGGCCCGCGCTCTTGCTCGTGCACGGCTTCCTCACGAGCCACCGCTCGTTCGACGAGATCATCGACGCGCTCGCCCCGCGCTTTCACGTCATCGCGCCCGATCTGCCCGGCTTCGGCGAGAGCGAGAAGCCGAGCCCGACGCGGTATCCGTACGGGATCGAGGCCTTCGCCGAGTCGATGGCCGATCTCATCGCGGCCTTCGGTGTCGGCCGCGCCTCCGTCATCGGCCACGCGATGGGCGCGGCCGTCGCGCTCACGCTCGCAGCCGAGCACCCCGAGCTCGTGACGCGCCTCGTCGTAGAGGACGCGCTCTGTTACCCGTTCCCGCTGAGCCTCCGCGGCCGCTTGCCGCTCCTGCCCGTGATCGGCGGCGCGATCTTCAAGCAGCTCTACGGGCGCAGGACGTTCCGCGCCTACTTCCGCGACGAGTTCTTCCGCCCCGGCGCGGCGCTGCCGCACGAGCGCATCGATCAGCACTACGACTTCTTCAACGGCCCCTCCGCACGCGAAAGCGCGTACGCGGTGCTGCGCAGCATCCTCGACACGCGGCCGATCATCGCGCGCATCACGCGCATCACGACGCCCACGCTCGTCGTGTGGGGCCGCGACGATCGCATCTTCCCCGCCGCCTCCGCGCAGCGCCTCGCCCGCGAGCTGCCCCAGGCCAAGCTCGCGATCCTCGACGCCGCACACGCCCCGCACGAGGAGCGCCCGCGCGAGTTCGCCGACCTCGCCGCGCAGTTCTTGGAGGGCAAACGGTGAACGTCCGCGAGGCCGCGCGGACCTTCGTCAAAAACCCCGCGCAACGTACGGGGTTTTTCCTCGTGCTCGGCCTCGTCGGTTTTTCGCTCCTCGGCCCCCTCCTCCTCCCGCACGATCCCAACACGAGCGACTTCTCCCTCGTGCGCGACGCGCTCGGCGCGCCCCCCGGCCCCTCGCGCGCGCACCTCCTCGGCACCGACGCCCTCTACCGCGACGTGCTCGCGCGCCTCGCCCACGGCGGGCGGCTCTCGCTCGGCATCGCGGCCCTCGCCACGTTGATCGCCACGCTCGTCGGCACCGTCGTCGGCGTGACGGCGGGGTATGCCGCTGGGACGCGCGCCGGGGCGATCGACGTCGCGTTCATGCGGATCGTCGACATCCTGCTCGCGCTCCCCTTCCTGCTCACCGTCACGGCGATCGGTGCGTTCGTCGGTCGATCCGATACGCTCACCGTGCTCTGCGTGCTCGGCCTCTCGGGCTGGGGCGGCTTCGCGCGTGTCCTCCGCGCGAAGACGATGCAGATCCGCTCGCTCTCGTTCGTCACGGCCGCGCGCGCGCTCGGCGCCGGGCATGTGCGTATCGTCTTACGCCACGTCCTGCCGAACGCCGCGAACTCCATCGCCGTGCTCGCCACCACGAGCGTCGGGCAAATGATGCTCGCCGAGGCCGTGCTCGGGTACCTCTCGCTCGGCGTACCGCCGCCCGAAGCCACGTGGGGCCGCATGCTGCATGAGGCCGAGCCCTTCGTCGGCACGCGCCTCGGCCTGGTCGCCGCCCCCGCGATCGCCATCCTCCTCTCGGTGCTCGCCTTCGGTCGTGTCGGCGAGGGACTGCGCGACGCGTTAGATGCTCCGGCGGGACAAACCCCCCCGAAGGCGCGCTTGCAAGCCGATCTCCTGCTCGTCGTGGCCGCGCTCCTCCTCGTCGCCGTCGTCCGCCCCGCGCCCGTCGCGCCGCCCATCGCCGCGCCCCCGCCCGACCGCTCGCCCATGCGCGGGGGCACGCTCCGCGTCGCGACCCTCGTCAACGTGCGCACGCTCGATCCCGCGCTCGCGTATGACGAGGCCGCGACGGCGCTCTCCGACCTCGTCTTCGCGCGCCTCGTGACCTTTGCCGAAGACGGCCGCATCGTCCCCGAGCTCGCGCGGGACCTCGAGGTCTCGGCCGACAGCCGCACGTACACGTTTTTCCTGCGCGACAACGTCGTCTTCCACGACGGCGCGCCTCTCCGCGCAGCCGACGTCGCGCGCTCCCTCGAACGCACGCTCCACCCGCGCACGCCCTGCCCGGCCGCGAGCCACTACGCGTCCATCCAGGGTTTTTCCGCCTTCCATGCGGGAAAAACGCCGCACCTCGAAGGCGTGCGCGCCACGGGGGACCTCACCGTGGAGATCACGCTCGAGCGCCCCGACCCGACGTTCCTCCCGCTCCTCACGCTCGGCTTCGCCGCGCCCGTCTGCCCGTCGTCCGGCGCGACCGTGGATGCCGCTCGTCCGCCGACGCCTTGCGGCGCAGGCCCTTTTCGCGTCGCGTCGTGGGAGCCCGAGGGGCCGATCCGGCTCGCGCGACACGCGGCCTACTTCGTACCTGGCAAACCCTACCTCGACGCGATCGAGTGGCACACGAGCGAGCGCCCCACCTCGCAACGTTACAAGTTCGAACGCGGCGCGCTCGACTACACGCGTGACCTCGGCAGCCAGGACGCCGCCCTCTACCGCGCGAGCCCCGCGTGGTCGGGGCAGCACGCGTTCTCGCCTTCCCGCGCGACGAACGCGATCTTCATGAACACCGAGCTCCCGCCCTTCGACGTGCGCGCCGTGCGCCGCGCGGTGGCGCTCGCGATCGATCCGAGCGTGCTCGAAAAGGTCCGCGTCGAAGCACGCGAGACCTCACGCGTGCTGCCCGAAGGCATCCCGGGCGCCGACGGCATCCCGCACATGCGCCGCCACGACCTCGCCGCGGCGCTCGAAGAAATGCGGCGCGCTGGCTACGCCTTTGATCCGGCGACGGGCCGCGGCGGCTACCCGCATCCCATCGACTACCTCGCGCCCGCAGACACCTTCGAACAACAAGCGGCCGAGATCTTCGCGCAGCAGCTCGCGCGAATTGGTCTACGCATCCGGCTGCGGCTCACGAGTTACGCGACGTACCTCGCGGAAGCCTCGCGCAGGCGCACGACGCCGATGGGCTGGGCCGGCTGGAAGGCCGACTTCCCCGACCCCGGAAACTTCTTCGAGCCCACGCTCTCATCGCGCGCGATCAGCGACGAGCACTCGCAGAACTACGCCTTCTTCGCGCACGAGGAGCTCGACCGTGTGCTCGGCGCCGCGTCGAGCGAGCGTGATCCCGAGGCGCGTGGCCGCCTCTTCTTGCGCGCCGAAGAGATCGTCCGTGACGAGGCCCCGTGGGCGCCGACGTACTCGCCTCGCGTCTTCGAGATCTGGCAGCCCTACGTCCGCGGCTACACGCCGCACCCGGTCGTCCCGCAGCGCTTCCGCGACACGTGGATCGACACAATCGCCCTCGCCTCGACGCAAACGCGCGCGTCGCTCGGCCCCGCGTCGCTCTTGCTCCCGTTCGGCGCGCGACGAGGTGCTCCGTGGCGATGATCCTCGCGCGCATGGCGCGACGCGTCGGCTGGGCGCTCGTGGTCGTCTACGGCGTGACGATGGTGTCGTTCGTCCTGGTGCACGTGCTCCCGGGCGATCCGGTGCGGATGCTCGTCGGCCCGCAGGCCTCGGCCGCCGACGTCGCGCGCGCGCGCGAGCTCTACGGACATGGAGGCTCGCTCCGCGTGCAGTACCTGCGCTTCATGCGAAGGCTCGTGCACACCGGCAGTGGCCCCACCGCCGAAGCGCGCAAGGAGCCCGAGCACCGGAGCTGCGCGGCGATCGGGCCGGTGCACGTCGACCTCGGGCACAGCTTTCATTACCGGCGGCCCGTCGTGGACCTCGTGGCAGCAAAACTCCCGCGCTCCCTGGAGCTCGCGCTCGCCGCGCTCCTCGTGCAGCTCACCCTCGGCCTCGGCCTCGGCATCAGCACGGCCGCGCGCCGCGGCACCCGCTGGGACGAGCTCGGCGCGGGCCTCTCGCTCCTCGGCATCAGCGCCCCCACGTTCCTCACCGGGCTCGCGCTCCAGTACGTGCTCGCGCATCGCCTTGGCGTCCTCCCCTACGACGGCCCCGGAAAAACCCCCGGCGAACATCTCCTTTCACTCGTGCTGCCGGCCCTCACGCTCGGCATCTACGGGAGCGCCCTCTACGCGCGGCTCGTCCGCGTCGAGCTCGGCACGGCGCTCGCCGAAGACCACGTGCGCACCGCGATCGCCAAGGGCGCCTCGCGCGCGCGTGCCCTCGTCGTGCACGGCCTGCGCACGACGCTCGTCCCGATCACAACGCTCGCCGCGCTCGATCTCGGCGCGCTCGTGGGCGGCGCCGTCGTGACCGAGCGGCTCTTCCGATGGCCGGGCATGGGGCAGATGGCCGTCGAATCGCTCTTGAACCGCGACGGGCCCGTCATCGTCGCGACGGTGCTCGTGGCGTCGACGGCCGTCGTGCTCTCGACCTTGCTCGTCGATCTGCTCGCGCCGCTCCTCGATCCGCGGATCGACCGCGCTCCGAACAACGGCGCGTGATCACATGCCGGCGAGCGCGCGGCACTCCGCGCCGCGCGCCGACTCGGGGCCGGCGATCTCGGCACACTTGCGGAACGCGGACGCGCCGCCGCCCGCCGCGCCGAGCAGGTACCAAGCTTCCGCGCTGCCCGGAGATTGCTGCGTGTACTGCTTCGCGAGCTGCCGCGCTTTGCCCATGTTGCCGGACTCCATCGCTTTCTGGATCCGCACCGGCAGCGGGCCCGAGTCGTCCGCCGGCGTGGGCGCGGGCGCAGGCTCCGACGCGGGCGCATCGCCGCCACCCGCGGGTTTGCCCGTGGACGTCGACTGCGAGCTCGGCGCGGACGACGGGGCCGCCGTGGGCTCGGCCGTCGGCGCGGCCGTGGGCTCCGTCGTCGGCGTGGTCGTCGGCGTCGGCGCAGGCGGAGGCGCTTGGGTCGTGGCCGCAGGCGCGACCGCGTTTTGCGTGGTCGTCGGCGTCGGCGCAGGCGCGACCTGCGTCGGCAGCGGCGCCGGGGTCGTGCCCTTCGTCTCGGTTCGTCCGGACAACTGCTGCTTCACCACGCCGATCAACACGAGCGCGGCGAGCACGGCGAGCACCCCGCCGACGATCTTCATCATGCGCGCCTGACGCGCGCGTTGCTCGGGCGACGGCCCGATCGGGAGCACGTCGCTCGACGGAGGCGGCTCGCTGATGCGCGCCATCTCCGCGCTGGCCGCTTCCTCCAGCGGCTCGCCCGCTCCTTCCGCGTCCGGCTCCTCCGCGGGGAACGCCGCGCCCTCGTCGCTCGCGTTCGCCTCCGCCGGAGCTTCTTCCGCCGCGTCCGTCGCTTCCTCCGCGGCCGCTGCTTCCTCCGCGGCCGGCGCCTCTTCCTGCGCCGCCTCCGCAGCCTCGGCCGGCGCCTCTTCCTGCTGCGCCGCTTCCGCTTCGGCCGGTGCCTCGGCCGCCTCCGACGCCGTCTCCTCCGGCGCGGCCTCGGGCTCCGGCAGAGCCACGGCTTCACGCTCGGTGCGTTGCGTCGTCTCGGCTGCCTTCAGCGGCTCCGGCGCTTCTTCCGGCGTGGGGTCCGCGGCTGCATCGGCTGCTGCCGGCTCCGGCGACGACGCGGCGGGCGGCGGTGCGCCGGGCACTCGACCCGACGCCGTCGTCGGCGGCGCGGTCTCCTCACCCTCGTCCGCGGCGAGCCGGTCCGGCACGCCGAGCGCTCCCTTCCCACCTGCACGACGCGTCTGCGGCGGCCGCTCCTCTTCGGCGGACCGCGTGCCTGCCACCACGCTCGCGCCGGGCGTTCCTTGCCGGATCGTCTCCGGCCCGCGCGGCGGATTCAGCCGACTCTCGGGCGCAGGCGCGATCCCGATCGATCGAATCGGACTCGTCACGCCGCCCCACGCGCCCGCACCTCGCCCCCGCGAGCTCACCGGCGCTGCCGACGAGAGCAACATCGACGACGCGGCCGGCACGACCGGATCCTCGAAGAGCAGTTCCCCCGGCATCGGCGCGATCGGCTCACCTGGAACGACGGCGCGTTGCGACGACGTCGCGCCGAGCAGCGAACGCGCCATCGCGGTCTGCGGCGCCGCCTCGTCGTGCCCGTGCTCGCCCACGACCGCGTCTTCCAGCGGCGCCGGCGGCTCCGAGGGTTCCACGCGCGGAACGAGCAGCCCCTCGAAGTAGAGCTTTGAAATGGTCGACAGCGTCGAGAGATCCTCGAACGGCGACGCATCGACGACGGCCATCAGATCACGACGACCGTCGAACAGCCGAAGAATCCCGTTCAGCTCGTCGGGGATCTCGTTCAACCGATCGACGAGCTCCTCGGCGTTCACTTCGAACACCGTGGTGAGCGACGGTAGCGCTTCGAGCAGGCGCCCCCACTCGTCGACGCGCCGCATGCCTTCCATCAGGAGGCCCTGCGTCGAGGCGCCGATCACGTCGACATTGTCGACCTTGCAGAACTCGACCTCGAACGATCCCTCGTTCCAGAGGAGCGCGCGGTAAACGGCCTCCTCTCCCATGAGCCGCCCGAGCGTCGCGTCGACGACCTTGCCTTCGCGGAAGTAGATGTGCGCGTCGTGCCGCTCGTAGCGGATGTGCACGATGCCGCTCTTGCGACTGACCTCGAAGGTCTGCAGCAAGTCGACCACGCCCATGTCCGAGACCAGCCCAGCGAAGCGCGTACGACCGCCGGTCTGGTTCTGTTGCTTCGTGGCGATGCCCTCGCGCGTACGCCGCGCGATGAGCAGATTCACGCGCGCGATGAGCTCGCGGACGAAGATGGGCTTCGTGAGGTAGTCCTCGACGCCGAGCTCGAGGCCCCGGATCTTGTCCTCGATCGACTTCTGGCTCGTGAGGAAGACGACGGGGATCGACGCCCAGTCGCGGTTCTCCTTGAGCCGCCGCACGAGCGCGTAGCCGTCCATGTTCGGCAAACGCGTGTCGGTGAGGATCAGGTCCGGCGGAGAGAGCTCGATCTTCGAAAGGGCATCTGCTCCGTCTTGCGCCGTCGTGACGCTGAAACCGGCCTTTTTGAGGCTTACTTCGAGCACCCGCAGGCTGCGGGCGTCAGCGTCGACCAGGAGGAGCTGTTGTTTTGCCACGAGGGTTTTCCGCCCAGGAAGGATGGCGAGGGCGCGCGTCGGGTGTCAAGTCGGGCGATCCCGCCAGCAAGGGCCCGTCGTTCGCACGTGATCGAGAACGCCGGCGTTCTCCGCTAGCCCCACGGATCGACGACGTCTCCACCGCCGCCCGACTTCTTTTTCGTCGTCGTGGCGGGCGGCGCCGTCGGCGTGGTCGCAGGCGCGGTCGCGGTGGGCGGCGCCCCTGTGCTCTTCAACGTCCCGCCGGTGGTCGTGCCAAACGGACGCACCACGGCCGTCTGCGTGCCGGTCGGAGGCGGCGCGACCTGCGTGGTCTGCGTCGGCGCCGTCGGATCCTCCGTCGCGATCGCGGGCGGTGTCGTCACGGTCGGCGTCGGCGCAGGCGTCGCAACCGCGGCCGGCGTGGTCGGCGTCGCCGGGACCGTGGCCGTCGGCGCGGTCGGCGCCGTGGGGGCGGTCGCCGTCGCTCCTGTCGTCGGCGGGTTGAGCGGCGGCTGGATCGCGAGATACGCGACCACGCCGAGCGCGATCACCGTGGCCGCGGCGAGCACCACGACGAGCGGCCCACGCGCGGCCGACGCGGCGGGCGCCTCGCGTTTTTCCACGCGCGGCGGTCCGATGGCCTGGCCTTCCTCGCCGAACATGAGATCGCCGCTCTGCGGGATGAGACCCATCGCCTCTTCGAGCGCCGCCGCGAGCTCCGCCATCGTGGCGAACCGCTCGGCCGGGTTTTTCGCGAGGCACCGATTGATGATGTCGCCGAGCGGCCCGATCTGCGTGGGATCGGGGACACGTTGCTCGACGGGCACGGCCGCGCCGTGGATGTGCTGATCGAGCACGCCCTTGAAGCTGTCGGCCTCGAAGGGCACGCGGCCGGTCAGGCACTCGTACATGATCACGCCGAGCGCGTAGATGTCGGTGCGGTGATCCACCGGCTGCCCCATCGCTTGCTCGGGGCTCATGTAGTGCGGCGTGCCGAAGATGATGCCCTGGCGCGTGACGCGGCTCGTGCCCGCGATCTTCGCGAGGCCAAAATCGAGCAGCTTGACGAATTCGCGATCGCCGCTGCGCACGAGAAAGACGTTGTCCGGCTTGAGATCGCGGTGGATGACGCCCGCCTCGTGCGCGGACGCGAGGCCGAGCGCGCACTGGAGCCCGATCGCCGCCGTGCGATCCGCCGGCAGGATCCGCTCGCTGCGCAGCACGCTCGCGAGCGAGCTGCCCGTGAGCAGCTCCATCACGAAGTACGGGACCTTCGAGGTGAGCGGCGCGCTCTTGTCCGGCTGCACCTCGCCGAAGTCGCTCACGGCGACGATGTTCGGATGCCCGATCGCCGCGGCCGCCTTCGCTTCCTGGATGAAGCGCGTGACGATCTGCGCGTCCCGCGCGATGTCGGCGCGCAGCACCTTGAGCGCGAACCTGCGCCCGAGGGTCGTGTGCCGGACCTCGTACACCGAGCCCGTGCCGCCCTCGCCGAGCACCGACACGACCTCGTACCGCGCGTCGATGATCTGGCCGATCAGCGGATCGGCGTTCGGGTTCCAGTCCGGCGCGTCGATGAGCGCGTCGCCGTCGAACGGGCAGAAGCGCACCTCGCCGGAGAAGCACTTGTCGCACGCGGGGCAGCGCCGGGCGCGCGCCCGCTTTTGCTTCCCGTCGGCCACGAGCGATGCGTCCACGGCGGCTCCGTTCGACTCGCGAGGAGGGGCGGGCGAAGGCGCCGGAGCGTCATTCCCTATACGGATGGTTCGCGCCACTGAACAACTCTAACCGAGGAACCGGCAGGCCGCGTCCTCAAAATGGTCTTCCACGCGGGGACAAACCGACGGCCCCCGCCGACCAGCCCCCGAGCTCCAAGGTATCAATCCGCCCGAGCGTCGGGCAACCTTCTCGAAACGCCTTCACGCCTCGAAAACGAAGGACGAAGCACGGGCGCCCGCGGATCCCGCGAGGCGCCCGCGCTCATCGCCGAGGCCGCTCGGCCGCTCAGATCTCTTCGAGGATCTTCGCCTTGCGCGCGTTGAAGTCCTCATCGCTGATGAGGCCCTGCTGCTTGAGCGAAGCGAGCTTCTGGAGCCGCACCTCCACGCTCTGCGTCCCGCCCGCCGCCTGCTGCGGCTGCGGGGGCTGCTGCTGCTGAGCGTACTGCGGCTGCTGGAAGTTCTGCGGCTGCATCATCTGCGCCATGCCCATGCCGATCGCGGCCTGCGCGCCGAGCTGCGCGACGCCCGTGCTCCCGCCGCCCTTGGCCATGCCCTCGCCCGCGCCCATCATCGCCTGCCCCGACGCGTAGTTGTTCCACGCCGGCGAACCTGCGAGGTGCTGCACGTACCGCGCGTCCTGCTGGAACTTCTGATCGAGCTGGAACTGCTGCGCCCGCGCCGTGTCCGCCGCGATCCCGACGCCGCGCCGCGCCTCGGCCCGCGCCTTGTTCGCCTCCGTGAGGCGCTTCTGATCGTCGGCCGCGAAGTTGATGTTGAAGTTGCCGATCTGCAGGATCTTGACCCCGATCTCGTCGAGGTTCGGCGCGCTCTGCTGGATGCGCCCCGCGATCTCCATGCTCATGCCGCCGAGGTTGAGCAGGCTCTTGCCCTGCTGCGCACACATCGTGCCGATGACCGTCTTCACGCTCATGAAGAACAGGCCCTT
Protein-coding sequences here:
- a CDS encoding serine/threonine-protein kinase, which produces MDASLVADGKQKRARARRCPACDKCFSGEVRFCPFDGDALIDAPDWNPNADPLIGQIIDARYEVVSVLGEGGTGSVYEVRHTTLGRRFALKVLRADIARDAQIVTRFIQEAKAAAAIGHPNIVAVSDFGEVQPDKSAPLTSKVPYFVMELLTGSSLASVLRSERILPADRTAAIGLQCALGLASAHEAGVIHRDLKPDNVFLVRSGDREFVKLLDFGLAKIAGTSRVTRQGIIFGTPHYMSPEQAMGQPVDHRTDIYALGVIMYECLTGRVPFEADSFKGVLDQHIHGAAVPVEQRVPDPTQIGPLGDIINRCLAKNPAERFATMAELAAALEEAMGLIPQSGDLMFGEEGQAIGPPRVEKREAPAASAARGPLVVVLAAATVIALGVVAYLAIQPPLNPPTTGATATAPTAPTAPTATVPATPTTPAAVATPAPTPTVTTPPAIATEDPTAPTQTTQVAPPPTGTQTAVVRPFGTTTGGTLKSTGAPPTATAPATTPTAPPATTTKKKSGGGGDVVDPWG
- a CDS encoding SPFH domain-containing protein, producing MGSEPAESGFLVTWQGVRPAGARAESRELDMGIMDFVKGGVREMMIARPDRFKNLIVYKHPDQNIPFWSQLTVDSDECALFFKDGKYMGYLPPGRHTLQTQNIPFLNNLINSFTGGDVFIAEIYFVKMQPIRSVPFGGPLESMEDPILYEFVTPRIFGEFSLVVTDPVRFVIGYHGQAAGAQDNDVILNWIKGLFFMSVKTVIGTMCAQQGKSLLNLGGMSMEIAGRIQQSAPNLDEIGVKILQIGNFNINFAADDQKRLTEANKARAEARRGVGIAADTARAQQFQLDQKFQQDARYVQHLAGSPAWNNYASGQAMMGAGEGMAKGGGSTGVAQLGAQAAIGMGMAQMMQPQNFQQPQYAQQQQPPQPQQAAGGTQSVEVRLQKLASLKQQGLISDEDFNARKAKILEEI
- a CDS encoding response regulator; this translates as MAKQQLLLVDADARSLRVLEVSLKKAGFSVTTAQDGADALSKIELSPPDLILTDTRLPNMDGYALVRRLKENRDWASIPVVFLTSQKSIEDKIRGLELGVEDYLTKPIFVRELIARVNLLIARRTREGIATKQQNQTGGRTRFAGLVSDMGVVDLLQTFEVSRKSGIVHIRYERHDAHIYFREGKVVDATLGRLMGEEAVYRALLWNEGSFEVEFCKVDNVDVIGASTQGLLMEGMRRVDEWGRLLEALPSLTTVFEVNAEELVDRLNEIPDELNGILRLFDGRRDLMAVVDASPFEDLSTLSTISKLYFEGLLVPRVEPSEPPAPLEDAVVGEHGHDEAAPQTAMARSLLGATSSQRAVVPGEPIAPMPGELLFEDPVVPAASSMLLSSAAPVSSRGRGAGAWGGVTSPIRSIGIAPAPESRLNPPRGPETIRQGTPGASVVAGTRSAEEERPPQTRRAGGKGALGVPDRLAADEGEETAPPTTASGRVPGAPPPAASSPEPAAADAAADPTPEEAPEPLKAAETTQRTEREAVALPEPEAAPEETASEAAEAPAEAEAAQQEEAPAEAAEAAQEEAPAAEEAAAAEEATDAAEEAPAEANASDEGAAFPAEEPDAEGAGEPLEEAASAEMARISEPPPSSDVLPIGPSPEQRARQARMMKIVGGVLAVLAALVLIGVVKQQLSGRTETKGTTPAPLPTQVAPAPTPTTTQNAVAPAATTQAPPPAPTPTTTPTTEPTAAPTAEPTAAPSSAPSSQSTSTGKPAGGGDAPASEPAPAPTPADDSGPLPVRIQKAMESGNMGKARQLAKQYTQQSPGSAEAWYLLGAAGGGASAFRKCAEIAGPESARGAECRALAGM